In Syngnathus acus chromosome 5, fSynAcu1.2, whole genome shotgun sequence, a genomic segment contains:
- the pde12 gene encoding 2',5'-phosphodiesterase 12: protein MFNKLTVALLPFYRRLLSVSSPAALTREFRHLSSMEPAAVRCVAGEPKLTISFCLDGSQKHMQREQDEPLGKVLSRIACTLAKSKTKAKKAKRNARQERPAAAGNNPEPTVVKLFVDDGEVPETVLNAEAWRDGAVLQLGDVRYLVRRNEPIFTTAELPVSLLAGFPVCPKLEVEFGELDLCDFTWYKEQSPNSSPKTGGEGRAQDVAWIQVGRSRVYVPSNQDIGCQLKLLCTPKDGLGRNGRPLELLSADGVEAGPGACTFDGRHMYTAKETAWPSLRVVSYNILADVYAQTELSKTVLYPYCAPYALQLDYRQNLIKKELTGYRADVICLQEVDKGVFLDSLTPALDAFGLDGVFKVKERQHEGLATFYRRTRFKLLSCHDITLSQALTSDPVHAELLEKISADEALRDKIVKRSTALQVSILEDLHRAGRKICVANTHLYWHPQGGNVRLVQMAVALRHLSRVIGEVAPEAPLVFCGDFNSSQSSGVLQLVTEASLPRQHADWSSSGPREEDSPSSLVAMDLFSPFPSLFSACGPLAYTNYVGGFQGCLDYIFIQPECMRVEQVIPMPDHHLITTYMALPSVAHPSDHIALVCDLRWEP from the exons ATGTTTAACAAGCTCACCGTTGCCCTCCTTCCATTTTACCGTCGCCTCCTCTCCGTCTCATCGCCAGCGGCTTTGACCCGGGAGTTCCGCCACCTTAGCAGCATGGAGCCGGCCGCGGTGAGATGCGTGGCCGGGGAGCCCAAGCTGACCATCTCGTTCTGCCTGGACGGCAGCCAGAAGCACATGCAGCGGGAGCAGGACGAGCCACTGGGGAAGGTCCTGTCCCGCATAGCCTGCACCCTCGCAAAGAGCAAAACCAAGGCTAAGAAAGCGAAGAGGAACGCGAGGCAGGAGCGGCCTGCGGCAGCGGGGAACAACCCTGAGCCCACCGTGGTGAAACTCTTTGTGGACGATGGCGAGGTGCCGGAGACGGTGCTCAACGCGGAAGCGTGGCGGGACGGGGCCGTGCTGCAGCTCGGCGACGTCCGATACTTAGTACGCCGGAACGAGCCCATCTTCACCACCGCCGAGCTGCCGGTATCGCTGCTGGCCGGTTTCCCCGTGTGTCCCAAGCTGGAGGTAGAGTTCGGAGAACTGGACCTCTGCGACTTTACGTGGTACAAGGAGCAGAGCCCAAACTCCAG TCCCAAAACCGGCGGGGAAGGCAGGGCTCAGGACGTGGCCTGGATCCAAGTGGGCCGCAGCAGAGTCTACGTCCCATCCAACCAGGACATCGGCTGCCAGCTCAAACTACTCTGCACGCCCAAAGATGGCCTCGGGCGTAACGGGCGACCCCTCGAGCTTCTCTCCGCCGACGGCGTGGAGGCAGGGCCGGGTGCGTGCACCTTCGACGGGCGCCACATGTACACGGCCAAGGAGACGGCGTGGCCATCGCTGCGCGTGGTGTCCTACAACATCCTGGCCGACGTCTACGCCCAGACGGAGCTGTCAAAGACGGTGCTGTACCCCTACTGCGCCCCCTATGCCCTGCAGCTGGATTACAGGCAGAACCTGATCAAGAAGGAGCTGACGGGCTACCGCGCCGACGTCATCTGTCTGCAGGAGGTGGACAAAG GAGTGTTTTTGGACAGCCTGACTCCAGCTCTCGACGCCTTTGGTCTGGACGGCGTTTTTAAGGTTAAAGAGAGGCAACACGAAGGCTTGGCAACCTTCTACCGCAG GACAAGATTTAAGTTGCTGAGTTGCCACGACATCACACTGAGCCAGGCGCTGACGTCGGACCCGGTCCACGCTGAGTTGCTGGAGAAGATCTCGGCCGACGAGGCCCTGCGAGACAAGATCGTAAAGCGCTCCACCGCCTTGCAG GTCAGCATTCTGGAGGATCTCCACCGAGCAGGCAGGAAGATATGTGTGGCCAACACGCACCTGTACTGGCACCCGCAAG GCGGGAACGTCCGCTTGGTCCAGATGGCCGTGGCTTTGCGGCACCTGAGTCGCGTGATCGGCGAGGTGGCCCCAGAAGCTCCGTTGGTTTTCTGCGGTGACTTCAACTCTTCACAGAGCTCAG GGGTCCTCCAGCTGGTCACCGAGGCCTCGCTCCCCCGGCAGCACGCCGACTGGAGCAGCTCGGGTCCCCGGGAGGAGGATTCGCCGTCATCTTTGGTGGCAATGGACTTGTTCTCTCCGTTCCCTTCCCTTTTTAGCGCCTGCGGCCCACTGGCCTACACCAATTACGTGGGCGGCTTCCAAGGCTGCCTGGACTACATCTTCATCCAGCCGGAGTGCATGCGGGTGGAGCAGGTCATCCCCATGCCAGACCATCACCTGATCACCACCTACATGGCGCTGCCCAGCGTGGCCCACCCGTCAGACCACATCGCGCTGGTCTGCGACCTGCGTTGGGAGCCCTGA
- the gmppb gene encoding mannose-1-phosphate guanyltransferase beta, which translates to MKALILVGGYGTRLRPLTLSVPKPLVEFCNKPILMHQVEALVKAGVTHVVLAVSYMSELLEREMKVQEQRLGIRISLSHEKEPLGTAGPLALARKLLDVDNEPFFVLNSDVICDFPFQDMLKFHCDHGKEGTIVVTRVEEPSKYGVVVFETESGRIHRFVEKPQVFVSNKINAGMYIFNSSMLGRIQLRPTSIEKEIFPVMAEEGQLYAMELQGFWMDIGQPKDFLTGMCMYLQSLRQHAPERLRSGPGFLGNVLVDPTAQIGNNCTIGPNVTIGAGVVVEDGVRVKRCTVLKGARVRSHSWLESCIVGWSSSVGQWVRMENVTVLGEDVLVNDELYLNGANVLPHKSISESVPEPRIIM; encoded by the exons ATGAAGGCTTTGATCCTAGTGGGCGGCTACGGCACCCGCCTGCGACCGCTCACTTTAAGCGTGCCCAAGCCTCTGGTGGAGTTCTGCAACAAGCCCATCCTTATGCACCAGGTGGAGGCCTTGGTCAAG GCCGGGGTGACGCATGTGGTCTTGGCGGTGAGCTACATGTCTGAGCTGCTGGAGCGAGAAATGAAGGTCCAGGAGCAGAGA CTTGGAATTCGAATCTCGCTCTCGCACGAGAAGGAGCCTCTTGGAACGG CTGGTCCTCTGGCACTGGCCCGCAAGCTGCTGGACGTGGACAACGAGCCCTTCTTCGTCCTCAACTCAGACGTCATCTGTGACTTCCCCTTCCAAGACATGCTGAAGTTTCACTGCGACCACGGCAAGGAGGGCACCATTGTG GTGACCCGCGTGGAGGAGCCGTCCAAGTACGGCGTGGTGGTGTTCGAGACGGAAAGCGGCAGGATCCATCGCTTTGTGGAGAAACCGCAGGTGTTTGTGTCCAACAAGATCAACGCCGGCATGTACATCTTCAATTCCAGCATGCTCGGCAGAATCCAG TTGAGACCGACATCCATCGAGAAGGAGATTTTCCCCGTCATGGCCGAAGAGGGACAGCTCTATGCCATGGAGCTGCAGG GCTTCTGGATGGACATCGGACAGCCCAAAGACTTCCTGACCGGAATGTGCATGTACCTGCAGTCGCTACGGCAACACGCCCCTGAGAGACTGCGCAGCGGGCCTGGTTTCCTTGGCAATGTGCTGGTG GACCCGACGGCTCAGATCGGCAACAACTGTACAATTGGGCCCAACGTGACCATCGGTGCTGGCGTGGTGGTAGAGGATGGCGTGCGGGTCAAGCGCTGCACTGTGCTAAAAGGGGCCCGAGTCCGCTCGCACTCCTGGCTGGAGAGCTGCATTGTGGGCTGGAGCTCCTCAGTGGGCCAGTGG GTCCGAATGGAGAATGTGACGGTTCTGGGCGAGGACGTGCTTGTCAATGACGAGCTCTACCTGAATGGTGCCAACGTGCTGCCACACAAGTCCATCAGCGAGTCAGTTCCAGAACCGCGTATCATCATGTAG